The Pocillopora verrucosa isolate sample1 chromosome 2, ASM3666991v2, whole genome shotgun sequence genome has a segment encoding these proteins:
- the LOC131798634 gene encoding uncharacterized protein gives MKSAVLFGFCLVVALVVESFGEENDYRMRKCKKKCKVGECCRIVWYWYECFQQRGLGQPCRKKPPAYLCHHGCRDGLVCKRVGRPTPAGERHPHHRRRFKCVRPPPPTEEPGSGDLYM, from the exons ATGAAGTCGGCagtgttgtttggtttttgtcTGGTGGTCGCTTTAGTTGTAGAATCTTTTGGAGAAGAAAATGACTATCGAATGCGCAag TGTAAGAAAAAGTGTAAAGTTGGAGAATGCTGCAGGATAGTATGGTATTGGTATGAATGCTTTCAACAGAGAGGACTGGGACAGCCTTGTCGCAAGAAGCCGCCTGCT TATCTCTGTCACCACGGTTGTCGAGATGGACTGGTGTGTAAACGCGTCGGCCGTCCCACCCCGGCAGGGGAAAGACATCCTCATCACCGCAGGCGCTTCAAATGTGTCCGTCCACCTCCACCTACAGAGGAGCCTGGTTCTGGAGACCTTTACATGTAG
- the LOC131798633 gene encoding uncharacterized protein, giving the protein MKLLLFLTLCMTIVFVAAEPSFVEDEYLEDAEENYARHHLRRCQKNEDCKAGECCRLYWYWFWKRRCFKQRTENQTCLLKTSSGNCHYGCADGLECVKCGDPDFRHPHHYNWGKCIRPLPPTEEPGSGDVDD; this is encoded by the exons ATGAAACTGTTGTTATTCTTAACGCTTTGCATGACTATCGTCTTTGTTGCAGCTGAACCCAGTTTTGTAGAAGATGAATATTTAGAAGACGCAGAGGAAAATTATGCGCGTCATCATTTGCGCCGC TGCCAAAAAAATGAAGACTGCAAAGCTGGAGAATGTTGCAGATTGTACTGGTACTGGTTTTGGAAACGCAGGTGCTTTAAACAGAGGACAGAAAATCAAACATGCCTTCTGAAAACT tCTAGCGGAAACTGTCATTACGGTTGTGCAGATGGTCTGGAGTGTGTAAAATGTGGAGACCCTGATTTTCGTCATCCTCATCACTATAATTGGGGCAAGTGTATTCGTCCGCTCCCACCCACTGAGGAACCAGGCTCTGGGGATGTAGACGACTAA
- the LOC131798622 gene encoding neuropeptide FF receptor 1-like yields MEMQAKTYIRVAVYAAIFIVGFLGNLLTIIVIIRRRQNMSAYQILVLNLAISDFLFLASLLPLTTYELFGVIAKSEVYCRFLWPMYTIFYLLSIFTITSMALQRCRSIVFPHRPKLRQQKAFAWVAAIWFAAFIIVLPLAIVTTSVPPGKCHENWPSSRHRQAYTLALFLLQYLIPLVIITIVYARIALSLLHFGDFRRNDSFATEEQRAAEARRIKRRNQAIRTLAAVVILFAICFFPGQIAWLLSDFGNGGKSQEKAIDTLLNFSDVLDNFHACVNPIIYCLLSTRYRKEYFRCLLYLFRKSGGN; encoded by the coding sequence ATGGAAATGCAGGCCAAAACTTATATCAGAGTGGCAGTCTATGCAGCGATTTTCATCGTGGGATTTTTGGGTAACTTGcttactattattgttattattcgTCGGAGACAGAACATGTCCGCATATCAGATATTAGTCCTGAACTTGGCGATATCAGACTTTCTTTTCCTTGCCTCCCTTCTACCTTTGACAACCTACGAATTGTTTGGGGTTATCGCAAAGTCCGAGGTTTACTGCCGATTTCTTTGGCCAATGTACACAATCTTCTACCTCCTGAGCATATTTACTATCACCTCCATGGCGCTTCAACGTTGTCGTTCGATTGTCTTCCCTCACCGGCCGAAACTGAGGCAACAAAAGGCGTTTGCTTGGGTGGCCGCCATTTGGTTTGCAGCGTTCATTATCGTCTTACCCCTTGCTATCGTGACAACGTCTGTCCCACCTGGTAAATGCCACGAAAACTGGCCGAGCTCTCGTCACAGACAGGCATACACCCTAGCACTTTTCCTCTTACAGTATTTAATACCCTTAGTGATCATTACCATCGTGTATGCTAGAATCGCACTTTCCCTACTTCATTTTGGTGACTTCAGGCGCAACGATAGTTTTGCAACCGAGGAACAGCGCGCGGCGGAGGCAAGAAGGATTAAGAGAAGAAATCAGGCCATCAGGACATTAGCAGCCGTTGTCATTTTGTTCGCCATTTGCTTTTTTCCTGGGCAAATAGCCTGGCTGTTGTCAGACTTTGGCAACGGTGGAAAAAGTCAGGAAAAGGCTATCGATACTCTTCTTAATTTCTCAGACGTGCTGGATAATTTCCACGCCTGCGTCAATCCCATTATTTATTGCCTGTTAAGCACGCGGTATCGCAAGGAATATTTCAGatgtttgctttatttatttCGTAAAAGTGGGGGAAATTAG